The nucleotide sequence CGGTCGAGGCCGGCGCCACCGGCCACGTCTTCAACCTCGGGCACGGCGTGCTGCCCGCCACCGACCCGGACATCGTCACCGACGCCGTGGCCCTGGTGCACTCGTTGTGACGTCGCGGTTCTGCGTCGTCGGCGGCGGGATCTCCGGTCTCGCGGCCGCCTACCGGCTGCGCGCGACGCTGGGTCCGGACGCGTCGATCACGCTCTTCGATCCCGCCGACCGCCTCGGCGGGGTGCTACGCACCGAGACGGTCGGCGGGCAGTGGGTCGACGTCGGCGCCGAGGCCTTCGTGGCGCGCAGGCCCGAGGTGCCGGCGCTGCTCGCCGAGCTGGGGCTCGGTGCCCGGCAGGTCGGCACTACGGGGGTGCGTCCGCTGATCTTCGCCGGCGGCCGGCTGCACCCGATGCCGACGGGCACCCTGCAGGGCATTCCGGCCCAGGCGGCCTCGATGGCCGGACTCGTCGACGACGCCACGGTGGCGTGGATCGCCGACGAACCCCGGCGGCGCCTGCCGTGGCGGCCCGGCGCCGACCCCTCGGTCGCCGAGCTGGTCGCCGACCGGTTCGGGTCCCAGGTCGTGGCCCGGTCGGTGGACCCGCTGCTGTCCGGCGTGTACGCCGGGTCGGCGGCGACGATCGGCGTGCGCTCGGCGGTGCCGCCGCTGGCCGCTGCGCTCGACCGCGGCGCCCCGAGCCTGACCGAGGCCGTGCGCCGAACCGTTCCCGCGCCGACGGGCGCCTCGGTGTTCGGCGCGCTGGACGGCGGCTACCGGGTGCTCGTCGACGAACTCGCGCGCCGCGCCGCGTTCCGGTGGGCGCACGTCGGCGTGCAGCGCATCGACCGTGCCGGCGACGGCTGGAACCTCGTCGACGACGACGGCGGGCAGTGGGCCGCCGACGCCGTCGTCCTGGCGGTGCCCGCGCCGCGGCTGGCCCGGCTGGTGGAGGGCGTCGCGCCGCGTACTGCGGCCGCGGCACGCCGGATCCCCGTCGCCTCCAGCGCGCTGGTGGTGCTGGCGCTGCCCGGCGGTACGCCGCTGCCGCAGCAGTCCGGCGTGCTGATGGCCACCGGTGAGCGCCGCAACGCCAAGGCGATCACGCTGACGTCGCGCAAGTGGGGCCGCGGCGGCAACGTCGAACTGGTCCGGCTGTCGTTCGGCCGCTACGGAGACACGTTGGCGCGCAACGTGGGTGACGAGGACCTGCTGGCCTGGGCGGCCGAGGACCTCGACGCGCTGTTCGGCGTGCGGACAGACCCCGTGGACTGCCGGGTGCAGCGCTGGATCGACGCGCTGCCGCAGTACGGGCCGGGCCACGCCGCGCTGGTGGCCGAGCTGCGGGCCGGGCTGCCGCCGACGCTGGCGGTGGCGGGCGGCTACCTCGACGGCATCGGCGTCCCGGCGTGCGTCGGGTCGGGGACCCGGGCGGCGCTCGCCGTGGCGGGGGACACGGCACCACCGCGGCGCTGACCGCCCGCGTGGCACCATGGGGGCATGGCCAAGCTGGACTACGACGCCCTCAACTCGATGACCCGCTACATGATGATCTCGGTGTTCGCGGTGACCCCCGAGGCGCTCGGTGAGGAGCGCTCGGCGCTGGTCGACGAGACGGCGACCTTCCTCAAGCAGCAGGAGGACGGCGGCGTGGTGGTCCGCGGCCTGTACGACGTCGCCGGCTTCCGCGCCGACGCCGACTTCATGCTGTGGACGCACGCCGAGCGCGTCGAGGACCTGCAGCGCACCTACCGCGACTTCCGCCGCACCACACTCGGATTGGCGAGCGAACCGGTGTGGAGCGTGGTCGCACTGCACCGGCCCGCGGAGTTCAACAAGAGCCACGTCCCGGCGTTCATCGCGGGCGAGGCGCCCGGGGACTACGTCTGCGTCTACCCGTTCGTCCGGTCGCTGGAGTGGTATCTGCTGCCCGACGACGAGCGCCGCAAGATGCTCGTCGAGCACGGCATGGCGGGCCGCGAGTATCCCGACGTGCGGGCCAACACCGTGCCGGCGTTCGCGCTCGGCGACTACGAGTGGATCCTCGCCTTCGAGGGCCCCGACCTCGGCCGCATCGTCGAGCTGATGTGGAAGCTGCGCTACGCCGACGCCCGCCGCCACGTCCGCGAGGAGACCCCGTTCTTCACCGGTCCGCGCGTCTCGGTCGAGGACCTGCTGGCCCGCCTGCCCTGACCTTCGCCGAACTCTGAGCCTCGGCGGAGGAGACGCGGCGGTCAGGCCGTCGAGGTGCCGGTCCAATACTCGACGAACCGCTCGCCGTCGATCCGCAGAATGTCGTTGCCGTAGAACACCGTTGGGCCTTGATCGGTGTTTCCGCGGCCGACCCAACGCGCGGCGAGCAGGTCATCGTCGACCAAGGGTTCTATCTCGATCGCAAACGTCAGATCAGACACCATCTCGTGAGTCGCGGTGATCATGCCCTGCAGTCCGTCGGGGCCGTGGACGTCATGGCCGGGCCAATGCCCAACGAACTGGGCGCTGACGAACTCCGCGGCGGGGGCCCGGCCCGCCCATAGCTCGTCGATCCATCGCCGATAGAGCACACGCGGATCGGTCAACGGTCTTCCCCCGTTCGAACGTTGGTCAGCTCAGCTGAACTGCAGCACGGCGATGCTGGGTCCGTGACGGCGCCACCACCGACGCTCCCTGGGTGGGCCCGCACGTAGGCAGCGGTGGCCGCATCGAAAGCCAGTGCTCGCAGTGCCGGGCCAGGTCAGGTGCCCGCAGGCACCAGCGTCAGCGAGATCGAGTTGATGCAGTACCGCTGGTCGGTCGGCGTCGGGTAACCCTCGCCCTCGAAGACGTGCCCGAGGTGGCTGTGGCAGTTGGCGCAGACGACCTCGACGCGGCGCATGCCGAGCGAGTCGTCGGCGCGCAGGATTACCGCGTCGGAGTTGGCCGGGTCGAAGAACGACGGCCAGCCGCAATGGGATTCGAACTTCTCGGTGCTGCGGAACAGCTCGGCGCCACACGCGCGGCACTGGTACACGCCCTCGGTCGTGGTGTCGGTGTACTCGCCGGTGAACGGCCGCTCGGTGCCGGCCTGACGCAGCACCGCGAACTCCGCGGGGCTGAGCTTCTCGCGCCACTGGTCGTCGGTCAGCGCGACGTTGGGCGTCGCTTCGCCTGCTGAGGTCATGTCTTCACGCTAGCGCGGGGTGCGGCGTCCGTCATCCACGGCGGGTCGATGCCGCGATCGAGGCGGCCGTCGGCCTTGGCGTCGAGGTAGCGGAAGTACAGCACGCAGAAGACGACGATCATCATGAGCGACCACCCGTAGGTGATCTTGGCGTATTCGAGGAACCGGCCGGTGGTCGGCCAGTGCACCAGCAGCCACCGGTCCATCGTCATGAATCCGTAGATCGCCAGCCACGCCGGCCAGTTGCGGATCGTCGAGTTGGGCAGCACGACGGTCATCAGGAACGGGAACAGCATCATCGAGTAGTAGCCCTGGCCCAGCGAGAGCACCAGGAACGACGTGATGAGCAGGACGCCCGAGGACGTCAGCATCCAGAACAGCGGGTCGCGTACTCGGTAGTACCGGTACAGCAGGTACAGGCTCGCCACCGCCAGCAGCGCGAAGGCAACGCGCAGCACCACGATCAGCCACGGCGGCAGCCCGTAGTAGACACCGTTGCCCTCGATCGAGCTGTTGAAGTAGTCGCGGGTGCTCAGGATGTACGGAATGGTGCGGCGCACGAAGTTCATCGGGTCCGACACCAGCGGCCACGCCGCCGCGTTGAACAGCAGCGGGACGCCGAACGCCGTCACCAGTGGGCGCCACTGCCGGTTGAGCACCGGCAGCAGCAGCAGGGGCGCCAGCGACGGTTTGACCACCAGGGTCAGGCCGATCGCGACGCCCGCCAGCCACTCGTGGTTGCGCTTGCCGTCGAGCAGCCACCGGAAGAACAGCACTTCCATGAACAGGATGCAGCCGTTGATGTTGGTGAACACCAGCGTGTTGGTCACCGATTCGGTGCAGAACATCGCCAGCACGAGGGCCGGGGCGGCCACCGAGGCGATCGACAGCTTGAACAGCCGCAGCAGGAAGTAGGCGGCCAGCAGGATCGCGAGGGTGTTGAAGGTGATGAACCAGTAGCGCGACGCGTCGACCGGCAGGTAGCCGAACGGGGCCAGGAGCAGCGTGCCGCCGGGCGGGTAGAGGTAGTGCGGGTCGACGTAGTCGAAGTGCTCGTTGTAGATGTCCCAGCCGAGCTTGAAGTTGACGACGGCGCGGTAGACGGGCCCGAAGTCGTCGGTGATGTAGCCGTTGGTCGCCAGGACGTAGGTGCGGTGGACCACCGACACCAGCGCCAGCGGCCACAGCACGGAACGCAGCACGGTGCTGACGCTCGGCGGGTGGGTGCGGGGGGAGAACGCGCGCAGAAGGGAGTCGGTCACCGCCACGAGCGAACCCTACAACGACGCCGGAGACGTCCCGGCTAGGCGGGGCAGTACGTGTCGGTGCCTGGGAGCGCACCGCTGGCCAGGTACGACAGCGCCGGAGCCAGCGAGCACGACGAGAAGATCGCGGCGCCATGGCCGATGCCCTGCCAGATGACGCGGCGGTTCGCCGCTCCGGCGTTGATGATGCTCGCGGCGACCGCGGCCACGCCCTCGTTGCCGGTGATCGGGTCGTTCTGCACGCCGAGCAGCAGCACCGGCACCTGCAGTCCCTTCGGTTCCTGTGGCGGCGTGCTGCTGGGCCAGTTGAGGCAGTCGACGAGGTTCAGCGCGCCGACCCGGCCGAACTGCGGGTACAGCCGGTCCCACGCGACGACGAGTTCCCGCACCCGGTCCGGGGTGGGCCGGTTGAGCGCGTCGCTGCAGGAGTTGACGAACTGGCCGTCGGTGCGACGCAGCGTCTCGGCCTGCGAGATGAGGTCGGTGAGTGCGGCGGTGTCGCCGCTGCGGGCCGACGCGAGCGCCCCGGCCACGGCGTTGGTGGACGCGGTCCGGTCGCCGCGGGGGAAGGCCAGCGCCGTGGAGATGGCATCGGCGAGCACCGCTTCCGACGCTCCGGCCGGACCCCGCCCCTCGCGGGCGGCGGTCAAAAGTGCGCCGACGGCGCCCTTGGGGTCGGGCCCCAGCGGGCAGGCGGTGGCGACGCACTGCGCGGCGAAGGCGTCGAGCGCGGCCTGCTGGCCCTTGATCCGCTGTTCGGCGGCGGTCTCGGCGCCGATGGCCAGGGGCAGCGGCGAATCGAGGATGAGCCGGGACACCTTGTTGGGGTGCGACGCGGCGTAGGCGAGGGCCACCTGCGCACCGTTGCCGACGCCGAGCAGCGCCAGCGTCGGCACGTCCCAGGTGCTGCGCAGCTTCTCCAGGTCCTCGGCGGCGTGCGCGTTGTCGTAGGCGGAGTCGCCGGGGGCGATGGTGTCGGTGCAACTGGTGGTCGCGGTCTGCACGATGGCGCCGAGGTTGGCCACCGGGTCGTCGCCGGACTCGAACTGCGCCTGGTCGAGCATCTCCTGGCGGTCGAACAGGTCGCGACAGTCCAGGGCGCCGGACCCGCCGGTGCCGCGGCGGTCGACGGCGACGATCGGGTTGGTCTTGAGCACGTCGGTTCCGTTGCGCGCCAACCAGACCGGAAGCTGAGCGGACGACGGCAGGTCGGTGCCGGTGGTCATCACGAGCGGTCCGGCGTCCGACGGGGT is from Mycolicibacterium grossiae and encodes:
- a CDS encoding protoporphyrinogen oxidase; the encoded protein is MTSRFCVVGGGISGLAAAYRLRATLGPDASITLFDPADRLGGVLRTETVGGQWVDVGAEAFVARRPEVPALLAELGLGARQVGTTGVRPLIFAGGRLHPMPTGTLQGIPAQAASMAGLVDDATVAWIADEPRRRLPWRPGADPSVAELVADRFGSQVVARSVDPLLSGVYAGSAATIGVRSAVPPLAAALDRGAPSLTEAVRRTVPAPTGASVFGALDGGYRVLVDELARRAAFRWAHVGVQRIDRAGDGWNLVDDDGGQWAADAVVLAVPAPRLARLVEGVAPRTAAAARRIPVASSALVVLALPGGTPLPQQSGVLMATGERRNAKAITLTSRKWGRGGNVELVRLSFGRYGDTLARNVGDEDLLAWAAEDLDALFGVRTDPVDCRVQRWIDALPQYGPGHAALVAELRAGLPPTLAVAGGYLDGIGVPACVGSGTRAALAVAGDTAPPRR
- the hemQ gene encoding hydrogen peroxide-dependent heme synthase yields the protein MAKLDYDALNSMTRYMMISVFAVTPEALGEERSALVDETATFLKQQEDGGVVVRGLYDVAGFRADADFMLWTHAERVEDLQRTYRDFRRTTLGLASEPVWSVVALHRPAEFNKSHVPAFIAGEAPGDYVCVYPFVRSLEWYLLPDDERRKMLVEHGMAGREYPDVRANTVPAFALGDYEWILAFEGPDLGRIVELMWKLRYADARRHVREETPFFTGPRVSVEDLLARLP
- a CDS encoding ester cyclase translates to MTDPRVLYRRWIDELWAGRAPAAEFVSAQFVGHWPGHDVHGPDGLQGMITATHEMVSDLTFAIEIEPLVDDDLLAARWVGRGNTDQGPTVFYGNDILRIDGERFVEYWTGTSTA
- the msrB gene encoding peptide-methionine (R)-S-oxide reductase MsrB, encoding MTSAGEATPNVALTDDQWREKLSPAEFAVLRQAGTERPFTGEYTDTTTEGVYQCRACGAELFRSTEKFESHCGWPSFFDPANSDAVILRADDSLGMRRVEVVCANCHSHLGHVFEGEGYPTPTDQRYCINSISLTLVPAGT
- the aftC gene encoding arabinofuranan 3-O-arabinosyltransferase, whose protein sequence is MAVTDSLLRAFSPRTHPPSVSTVLRSVLWPLALVSVVHRTYVLATNGYITDDFGPVYRAVVNFKLGWDIYNEHFDYVDPHYLYPPGGTLLLAPFGYLPVDASRYWFITFNTLAILLAAYFLLRLFKLSIASVAAPALVLAMFCTESVTNTLVFTNINGCILFMEVLFFRWLLDGKRNHEWLAGVAIGLTLVVKPSLAPLLLLPVLNRQWRPLVTAFGVPLLFNAAAWPLVSDPMNFVRRTIPYILSTRDYFNSSIEGNGVYYGLPPWLIVVLRVAFALLAVASLYLLYRYYRVRDPLFWMLTSSGVLLITSFLVLSLGQGYYSMMLFPFLMTVVLPNSTIRNWPAWLAIYGFMTMDRWLLVHWPTTGRFLEYAKITYGWSLMMIVVFCVLYFRYLDAKADGRLDRGIDPPWMTDAAPRASVKT
- a CDS encoding alpha/beta hydrolase — protein: MRRRRQLLKAACLAMVTSAALAGCAPILAANPRFATDSGAHPQGQPQQTEAPKGPPPVEVPKNDLAWRDCTSRLFGAAGVPAPQGVSLQCAEYDAALDSINGATGNLSIGVVQARTVGTPSDAGPLVMTTGTDLPSSAQLPVWLARNGTDVLKTNPIVAVDRRGTGGSGALDCRDLFDRQEMLDQAQFESGDDPVANLGAIVQTATTSCTDTIAPGDSAYDNAHAAEDLEKLRSTWDVPTLALLGVGNGAQVALAYAASHPNKVSRLILDSPLPLAIGAETAAEQRIKGQQAALDAFAAQCVATACPLGPDPKGAVGALLTAAREGRGPAGASEAVLADAISTALAFPRGDRTASTNAVAGALASARSGDTAALTDLISQAETLRRTDGQFVNSCSDALNRPTPDRVRELVVAWDRLYPQFGRVGALNLVDCLNWPSSTPPQEPKGLQVPVLLLGVQNDPITGNEGVAAVAASIINAGAANRRVIWQGIGHGAAIFSSCSLAPALSYLASGALPGTDTYCPA